A window of the Oscillospiraceae bacterium NTUH-002-81 genome harbors these coding sequences:
- the ilvC gene encoding ketol-acid reductoisomerase: protein MAKIYYQEDCNLSYLEGKTIAVIGYGSQGHAHALNAKESGCHVIIGLYKGSKSWAKAEAQGFEVYTAAEAAKKADIIMILINDELQAKLYKNDIEPNLEEGNMLMFAHGFNIHFGQIVPPKNVDVTMIAPKAPGHTVRSEYQAGKGTPCLIAVEQDYTGKAKDIALAYGLAIGGARAGVLETTFRTETETDLFGEQAVLCGGVCALMQAGFETLVEAGYDPRNAYFECIHEMKLIVDLIYQSGFKGMRYSISNTAEYGDYITGPKIITEETKKTMKKILKDIQDGTFAKDFLLDMSEAGGQAHFRAMRKLAAEHPSEIVGEEIRKLYSWNGEDKLINN from the coding sequence ATGGCAAAAATTTATTACCAGGAAGACTGTAACCTTTCCTATCTGGAAGGCAAGACCATCGCAGTCATCGGATACGGCAGCCAGGGTCATGCACATGCCCTGAATGCAAAGGAGTCCGGATGCCATGTAATTATCGGTCTTTACAAGGGAAGCAAATCCTGGGCAAAGGCAGAGGCACAGGGATTTGAGGTATATACAGCTGCAGAGGCTGCAAAGAAAGCAGATATCATCATGATCCTGATCAATGATGAGCTGCAGGCAAAGCTTTACAAGAACGACATCGAGCCCAACCTGGAAGAGGGCAACATGCTCATGTTCGCTCACGGCTTCAACATTCACTTCGGACAGATCGTTCCGCCGAAGAACGTTGACGTTACCATGATCGCTCCCAAGGCTCCCGGCCACACCGTAAGAAGTGAGTACCAGGCTGGCAAGGGCACACCGTGCCTGATCGCTGTTGAGCAGGATTACACAGGCAAGGCAAAAGACATCGCACTGGCTTACGGCCTGGCAATCGGCGGCGCAAGAGCAGGCGTGCTGGAGACCACCTTCCGTACCGAGACCGAGACAGACCTGTTCGGTGAGCAGGCAGTTCTTTGCGGCGGTGTTTGCGCACTGATGCAGGCAGGCTTCGAGACACTGGTTGAGGCTGGCTATGACCCGAGAAATGCATACTTCGAGTGCATCCATGAGATGAAGCTGATCGTAGACCTGATCTACCAGAGTGGATTCAAGGGCATGCGTTACTCCATCTCCAATACTGCTGAGTATGGCGATTACATCACAGGACCGAAGATCATCACAGAGGAGACCAAGAAGACCATGAAGAAGATCCTGAAGGATATCCAGGATGGTACCTTCGCAAAAGACTTCCTTCTGGATATGTCTGAGGCAGGCGGACAGGCTCACTTCCGTGCAATGAGAAAGCTTGCAGCTGAGCATCCGTCAGAGATCGTTGGTGAGGAGATCCGTAAGCTGTACAGCTGGAACGGCGAGGATAAGCTGATCAACAACTAA
- a CDS encoding branched-chain amino acid aminotransferase, with translation MEKKNIDWGNLGFGYIQTDKRYVSNYKNGAWDEGGLTEEANIVMSECAGVLQYAQTCFEGLKAYTTEDGHIVTFRPDLNGARMEDSARRLEMPVFPKERFVKAVEQVVAANAAYVPPYGSGATLYIRPYMFGIGPVIGVKPSDEYQFRMFATPVGPYFKGGAHPLTLCVSDFDRAAPHGTGDIKAGLNYAMSLHAIVTAHANGFDENIYLDAATRTKIEETGGANILFVTKDNKVVIPKSTSILPSVTRRSLAYVAKEYLGLEVEEREVYFSEVKDFAECGLCGTAAVISPVGKIVDHGKEICLPSGMNEMGPVTKKLYETLTGIQMGRIEAPEGWIHVIE, from the coding sequence ATGGAAAAGAAGAATATCGACTGGGGCAACCTTGGTTTCGGTTACATCCAGACAGACAAGAGATACGTTTCCAACTACAAGAACGGAGCATGGGATGAGGGCGGCCTCACAGAGGAAGCCAACATTGTGATGAGTGAGTGCGCAGGTGTCCTGCAGTATGCACAGACCTGTTTTGAGGGCCTGAAGGCATACACCACAGAGGATGGACACATTGTAACTTTCCGTCCTGACCTGAACGGTGCCCGTATGGAGGATTCTGCAAGAAGGCTTGAGATGCCGGTATTCCCCAAAGAGCGTTTTGTGAAGGCCGTAGAGCAGGTGGTTGCTGCCAATGCAGCATATGTACCGCCGTACGGATCAGGCGCTACTTTATATATCCGCCCTTACATGTTCGGTATCGGACCGGTCATCGGCGTAAAACCGTCTGATGAGTACCAGTTCCGTATGTTTGCAACACCGGTTGGCCCTTACTTCAAGGGCGGCGCACATCCGCTGACGCTGTGTGTCAGCGATTTCGACCGTGCAGCACCGCACGGCACCGGTGATATCAAGGCCGGCCTGAACTATGCCATGAGCTTACATGCCATCGTAACCGCCCATGCCAATGGCTTTGATGAGAACATTTACCTGGATGCTGCCACCAGAACAAAGATCGAGGAGACCGGCGGCGCCAACATCCTGTTTGTAACCAAGGACAACAAGGTGGTGATTCCGAAGTCCACCAGCATCCTGCCGTCCGTTACCCGTCGTTCTCTGGCATATGTTGCCAAGGAATATCTGGGATTGGAGGTAGAGGAGAGAGAGGTTTATTTCTCTGAGGTGAAGGATTTCGCAGAGTGTGGTCTGTGCGGAACCGCAGCTGTCATCTCCCCTGTGGGCAAGATTGTTGACCACGGCAAGGAGATCTGCCTGCCCAGCGGCATGAACGAGATGGGCCCTGTGACGAAGAAGCTGTATGAGACACTGACAGGTATCCAGATGGGACGTATTGAGGCACCGGAAGGCTGGATCCATGTCATCGAATAA
- a CDS encoding ABC transporter ATP-binding protein: MIKTLAAQIKEFKKDSILTPCFMILEVIMEMVIPLMMASIIDDGVEAGDIHHIYMVGIAMVIAACIGLFAGVMGGKYGARASAGFARNLRQAMYDNIQTFSFSNLDKFSTAGLVTRLTTDVTNLQNAYQMLLRMCMRAPASLIIAMIMAFSINARLASIYLVAVVVLGFCLFLIMSHATKYFRQVFRKYDDLNASVQENVSAIRVVKAYVREDYEKERFTKATANLYKMFVGAEKVLTLNAPLMQFTVYSCILGISWLGAKMIVGSTLTTGDLMSLLAYCMNILMSLMMLSMVFVMLTMSSASAERICEVLNERSGLTNPEAPVEEVRDGSIEFRHVDFAYQAEEGGEPVLKDISLQIAAGETVGIIGGTGSAKTSLVNLISRLYDVTAGEVLVGGRNVREYDMEALRNQVSVVLQKNVLFSGTILDNLRWGDEHATEEECRNACRLACADEFIEKMPEKYNTYIEQGGSNVSGGQKQRLCIARALLKKPKVLILDDSTSAVDTATDSKIRKALREDIPHTTKLIIAQRISSVQDADHILVLNEGQVDGYGTHEELLATNAIYRDVYESQTGGNGDFDENGGEA; the protein is encoded by the coding sequence ATGATCAAAACACTGGCAGCACAGATCAAAGAATTTAAGAAGGATTCCATCCTGACACCGTGCTTCATGATTCTGGAAGTGATCATGGAGATGGTGATCCCTCTGATGATGGCATCTATTATTGATGACGGCGTGGAGGCCGGAGATATCCATCATATTTATATGGTAGGAATCGCGATGGTGATCGCAGCATGTATCGGCCTTTTTGCAGGCGTTATGGGAGGAAAATACGGTGCCCGGGCATCTGCGGGTTTCGCAAGGAATTTACGCCAGGCCATGTATGACAATATTCAGACCTTTTCTTTTTCCAATCTGGATAAGTTCAGTACCGCCGGACTGGTAACCCGTCTGACGACAGATGTGACGAACCTGCAGAATGCATATCAGATGCTGCTCCGGATGTGCATGCGTGCACCGGCGAGTCTGATTATCGCTATGATCATGGCATTTTCCATCAATGCCCGTCTGGCAAGTATTTATCTGGTGGCCGTGGTGGTGCTGGGCTTCTGCCTGTTCCTGATCATGTCTCATGCGACGAAATATTTCCGACAGGTCTTTCGTAAATATGATGATTTGAATGCCAGTGTACAGGAGAATGTTTCTGCCATCCGCGTGGTAAAAGCGTATGTGCGGGAGGATTATGAGAAGGAACGCTTCACAAAAGCCACTGCAAACCTTTACAAAATGTTTGTGGGCGCAGAAAAGGTGCTGACTCTGAATGCACCGTTGATGCAGTTTACGGTATACAGCTGTATCCTGGGGATCAGCTGGCTGGGAGCAAAGATGATCGTCGGAAGCACGCTGACGACCGGAGATCTGATGAGCCTTCTGGCATATTGTATGAATATCCTGATGAGCCTGATGATGCTTTCCATGGTATTCGTTATGCTGACGATGAGTTCTGCCAGTGCAGAACGTATCTGTGAGGTGCTCAACGAGAGATCGGGTCTGACCAATCCGGAAGCGCCGGTGGAAGAAGTCAGGGATGGAAGCATCGAGTTTCGCCATGTGGATTTTGCCTATCAGGCAGAAGAGGGCGGGGAACCTGTCCTGAAGGATATCAGTCTGCAGATTGCAGCAGGAGAGACTGTTGGCATCATTGGCGGCACCGGAAGTGCCAAGACCAGTCTGGTAAATCTGATCAGCCGACTGTACGATGTGACTGCAGGTGAAGTACTGGTAGGGGGACGCAATGTCAGGGAGTACGACATGGAGGCACTGCGAAATCAGGTATCTGTTGTATTGCAGAAGAACGTGCTGTTCTCCGGTACGATTCTGGACAACCTTCGCTGGGGTGATGAGCATGCCACGGAGGAGGAATGCAGGAATGCATGCCGACTGGCCTGTGCGGATGAATTTATTGAGAAGATGCCGGAAAAATATAATACCTATATTGAACAGGGCGGTTCTAACGTATCCGGCGGACAGAAGCAGCGGCTGTGTATTGCCCGGGCACTGCTGAAGAAACCGAAGGTGCTGATCCTGGATGACAGTACCAGCGCGGTAGACACGGCAACAGACAGTAAGATCAGAAAAGCCCTGCGGGAGGATATCCCTCATACGACCAAACTGATCATTGCCCAGCGGATCTCCAGTGTACAGGATGCGGACCATATTCTTGTGCTGAATGAAGGCCAGGTGGATGGTTACGGCACCCATGAGGAGCTGCTGGCAACCAATGCCATTTACCGGGATGTGTATGAATCCCAGACCGGCGGTAACGGTGATTTTGATGAGAATGGAGGCGAGGCATAA
- the ilvN gene encoding acetolactate synthase small subunit, producing the protein MAKRVLSLLVDNTSGVLSRISGLFSRRGYNIDSITAGVTADPRFTRITIVTSGDQYILEQIEKQVSKLVDVRSVRALDPEESVYRELVMIKLKVSETDRPVILSVANIFRAKIVDVAPDSLIIELTGDQSKVDAFISLLDKYEIVELARTGITALSRGMKGVQFFD; encoded by the coding sequence ATGGCAAAAAGAGTTCTGTCTCTGCTTGTAGATAACACATCCGGTGTACTGAGCCGTATTTCCGGACTTTTCAGCCGCAGAGGATATAACATTGACAGCATTACCGCAGGCGTGACGGCCGATCCCAGATTTACACGGATCACCATTGTGACCAGCGGAGACCAATACATTCTGGAACAGATTGAGAAGCAGGTGTCCAAGCTTGTGGACGTGCGCAGCGTCCGTGCCCTGGATCCGGAGGAGTCCGTATACCGGGAGCTTGTGATGATTAAGCTGAAGGTGTCCGAGACAGACCGCCCGGTGATCCTTTCCGTGGCCAATATTTTCCGCGCGAAGATCGTGGATGTGGCACCGGATTCCCTGATCATTGAGCTGACCGGCGACCAGAGCAAGGTAGATGCCTTTATCAGCCTGCTGGACAAATACGAGATCGTGGAGCTGGCGCGCACAGGTATCACCGCACTTTCCAGAGGTATGAAGGGTGTCCAGTTCTTTGACTGA
- a CDS encoding TetR/AcrR family transcriptional regulator: MDLRMIKTRRDIRNALLDLLDDNRSFESITVSQIARRANISRSTFYDHYSDKYALLNALFDEVREQLTRITEAYFSEEGGTSYRLELANEILAYVLENARLFRLLLSGAVSLQRVGQLLDETLIPPCMAYLKQHPNKYGLDDAFVSQIYSSIIFICLQWIASHQNPEDLSKILALSAQVGQIFNS, encoded by the coding sequence TTGGACCTGAGAATGATAAAAACCCGCCGGGACATCAGAAACGCCCTGCTGGATCTGCTGGACGACAACCGATCCTTTGAATCCATTACCGTCAGCCAGATTGCCCGCAGGGCGAACATCAGCCGTTCTACCTTTTATGATCATTATTCGGATAAATATGCGCTGCTGAACGCGCTGTTCGACGAAGTCAGGGAACAGCTTACCCGCATCACGGAAGCTTATTTCTCCGAGGAGGGCGGCACTTCCTACCGCCTGGAGTTGGCAAACGAGATCCTCGCCTACGTGCTGGAAAATGCAAGGCTTTTCCGCCTGCTCCTGTCCGGCGCCGTCTCCCTGCAGCGGGTAGGACAGCTTCTGGATGAGACGCTGATCCCGCCCTGCATGGCATACTTAAAGCAGCACCCGAACAAATACGGGCTGGACGACGCCTTCGTCTCCCAGATCTACTCCAGCATCATCTTCATCTGCCTGCAGTGGATCGCCAGCCACCAGAACCCGGAAGACCTGTCAAAGATCCTGGCGCTCTCCGCCCAGGTGGGACAGATTTTTAATAGCTGA
- a CDS encoding methionyl aminopeptidase produces MFKKLERNDPCWCGSGRKYKKCHEAFDEKIRKIQEEGHIVPGHELIKTPEQIAAIRESCAINIAVLDYVAEHIQAGISTEQIDQWVYQITTERGGIPAPLNYEGFPKSVCTSINEEVCHGIPSPDRILQEGDIINVDVSTIYKGYFSDSSRMFIIGQTDPQKEKLVRVTKECVELGLEQVKPWSYLGDMAEAVQRHAVKNGYSIVREIGGHGVGLEFHEDPWVGYIGKKGTGMLLVPGMIFTIEPMVNMGKADIFQDEENGWTIYTEDGKPSAQWEIMVLVTEDGHEVLSY; encoded by the coding sequence ATGTTCAAGAAACTGGAACGCAACGATCCCTGCTGGTGCGGAAGCGGCAGGAAGTACAAGAAATGCCACGAGGCTTTTGATGAGAAGATCCGCAAAATCCAGGAGGAGGGCCATATCGTACCGGGCCATGAGCTGATCAAGACACCGGAGCAGATCGCGGCCATCCGGGAGAGTTGCGCCATCAACATCGCCGTGCTGGATTATGTGGCGGAGCATATCCAGGCCGGCATCAGCACCGAGCAGATCGACCAGTGGGTGTATCAGATCACAACAGAGCGGGGCGGCATCCCGGCACCGCTGAATTACGAGGGATTTCCCAAGAGCGTATGCACGTCCATCAATGAGGAGGTGTGCCACGGCATCCCGTCCCCGGATCGGATCCTGCAGGAGGGGGACATCATCAATGTGGATGTGTCCACCATTTATAAGGGATATTTCTCCGATTCTTCCCGCATGTTTATCATCGGGCAGACCGATCCCCAGAAGGAAAAGCTGGTGCGCGTGACAAAAGAGTGTGTAGAGCTGGGCCTGGAGCAGGTAAAGCCCTGGAGCTATCTGGGCGATATGGCGGAGGCAGTACAGCGCCATGCAGTGAAAAACGGCTATTCCATCGTGCGGGAGATCGGCGGCCACGGCGTGGGCCTGGAATTCCATGAGGATCCGTGGGTGGGCTATATCGGGAAAAAGGGAACCGGCATGCTGCTGGTGCCCGGTATGATTTTCACCATTGAGCCCATGGTCAATATGGGAAAAGCCGATATTTTCCAGGATGAGGAAAACGGCTGGACGATCTATACAGAAGACGGCAAGCCCTCTGCCCAGTGGGAGATTATGGTACTGGTGACAGAGGACGGCCATGAGGTGCTCAGCTATTAA
- a CDS encoding ABC transporter ATP-binding protein codes for MAEENAKVFKGGPGRRPMGKRPKVDHPGKLLRRLLAYILKNYAPHCVLVLIGIFISVLANVQGTMFMQTLIDDYILPLLGSDNPDFSGLLHAIIRVGGFYAVGIVSTFVYNRILVNVSQGTLKRLRDDLFTHMESLPIRYFDTHSHGNIMSIYTNDIDTLRQMISQSIPQLFSSAIMIVSVFVSMIMLNIPLTVLTVLMIFLMLQVTKRISAKSSKYFIAQQKNIGSLNGYIEEMMEGQKVVKVFCHEEKSREEFRKRNDQLFESADNANKFANILMPVNGQIGNISYVLCAIVGGILALRGVGGFTLGRLASFLTFNKSINMPINQVSMQLNSAIMALAGADRVFRLLDEQPETDEGYVTLVNAKEENGVLKETKERTGVWAWKHYHKDTDTTDYKKLAGDVVFDDVDFGYTEDKIVLHNIDMYAQPGQKIAFVGSTGAGKTTITNLINRFYDIQDGKIRYDGININKIKKADLRRSLGIVLQDTHLFTGTVMENIRYGKLDATDEEVYAAARLANADGFIKRLPEGYHTLLTGDGANLSQGQRQLLAIARAAIADPPVLILDEATSSIDTRTEKIVQEGMDRLMHGRTTFVIAHRLSTVRNSDCIMVLEQGRIIERGTHDQLLEQKGRYYQLYTGKKALA; via the coding sequence ATGGCAGAAGAAAACGCAAAGGTATTTAAGGGCGGCCCCGGAAGAAGACCAATGGGGAAACGGCCGAAGGTAGATCATCCCGGGAAGCTGCTGAGACGTCTGCTGGCCTATATTCTGAAAAACTATGCACCGCACTGCGTTCTGGTACTGATTGGCATTTTTATCAGTGTACTGGCCAATGTACAGGGAACCATGTTTATGCAGACGCTGATCGATGACTATATTTTGCCGCTGTTGGGTTCCGACAATCCGGATTTCTCCGGACTGCTGCATGCGATCATCCGGGTAGGAGGCTTTTATGCGGTCGGTATTGTATCTACATTTGTTTATAACCGGATACTGGTCAATGTGAGCCAGGGAACGTTGAAAAGGCTGCGTGATGATCTGTTTACGCATATGGAAAGTCTGCCCATCCGATATTTTGATACGCATTCCCATGGTAATATTATGTCTATTTATACGAATGATATTGATACCCTGCGGCAGATGATCAGCCAGAGTATCCCGCAGCTGTTTTCCAGTGCCATTATGATCGTCAGTGTATTTGTCAGCATGATCATGCTGAATATTCCGCTGACGGTACTGACGGTATTGATGATTTTCCTGATGCTGCAGGTGACAAAACGGATTTCTGCAAAGAGTTCCAAATACTTTATAGCCCAGCAGAAGAACATTGGTTCCCTGAATGGTTATATTGAAGAAATGATGGAAGGGCAGAAGGTGGTCAAGGTATTTTGCCATGAGGAAAAGAGCCGGGAAGAATTCAGAAAAAGAAACGATCAGCTGTTTGAGAGTGCGGACAATGCGAATAAGTTTGCCAATATCCTGATGCCGGTAAATGGACAGATCGGCAATATCAGCTATGTACTCTGTGCTATCGTGGGAGGAATTCTGGCACTGAGAGGGGTCGGCGGGTTCACGCTGGGAAGGCTGGCCAGTTTTCTGACTTTTAATAAAAGCATCAATATGCCGATCAACCAGGTAAGTATGCAGCTGAACAGTGCGATCATGGCACTGGCCGGTGCAGATCGCGTATTCCGTCTGCTGGATGAACAGCCGGAGACAGATGAAGGGTATGTGACACTGGTTAATGCAAAAGAAGAAAACGGTGTACTGAAGGAAACAAAAGAACGTACCGGTGTCTGGGCATGGAAGCATTACCATAAAGATACAGATACCACAGATTATAAGAAGCTGGCGGGAGATGTGGTTTTTGATGATGTGGATTTTGGCTATACAGAGGATAAGATTGTGCTGCACAACATTGATATGTATGCCCAGCCCGGACAGAAGATCGCATTTGTCGGTTCTACCGGTGCCGGTAAGACAACAATCACCAATCTGATCAACCGCTTCTATGATATTCAGGACGGAAAGATCCGGTATGACGGGATTAATATTAATAAGATTAAGAAAGCTGATCTTCGCCGTTCTCTGGGGATTGTCCTTCAGGATACCCATCTGTTTACCGGAACGGTGATGGAAAATATCCGTTACGGTAAGCTGGATGCCACCGATGAGGAGGTATACGCAGCGGCCCGTCTGGCCAATGCAGATGGATTTATCAAACGTCTGCCGGAGGGATACCATACGCTGCTGACCGGAGACGGCGCCAATTTAAGCCAGGGGCAGCGGCAGCTTCTTGCCATCGCCCGGGCAGCGATTGCCGATCCGCCGGTGCTGATCCTGGATGAAGCAACCAGCTCTATTGATACCAGAACGGAGAAGATTGTCCAGGAGGGTATGGATCGGCTCATGCACGGCCGGACGACCTTCGTTATTGCCCATCGCCTTTCCACAGTGCGTAACAGTGACTGCATTATGGTACTGGAGCAGGGGCGTATTATTGAACGGGGTACTCATGATCAGCTGCTGGAGCAGAAGGGGCGGTATTATCAGTTATATACAGGGAAAAAAGCACTTGCCTGA
- a CDS encoding DegV family protein has product MGKIAVMTDSNSGLTPEEAGQMGAFLVPMPFYLNDEVFYENETISRDRFFEAQAQDVEIHTSQPVVGDLLDRWNAVLKDYDGLIYIPMSSGLSGSCASAAALAEDYDGKVVVVNNQRISVTQKQAVRDAVRLAEEGHSMEEIHRYLMDTKFDSTIYITVDTLKYLKKGGRVTAAGAAIGTVLNIKPVLTIQGEKLDAFAKARGMKAAKKRMIAAMDEELADRFSDIPAEELKLGAAYTCDEETANAWKKTLEEHFGKPCEMDPLPLSIACHTGPGAIAAGFVRVYPGE; this is encoded by the coding sequence ATGGGAAAGATTGCAGTGATGACGGACAGCAACAGCGGCCTGACACCGGAGGAAGCCGGGCAGATGGGCGCATTTCTGGTACCCATGCCGTTTTATTTAAACGATGAAGTGTTTTACGAGAATGAGACGATCAGCAGAGACCGTTTTTTTGAAGCCCAGGCACAGGATGTGGAGATCCATACGTCCCAGCCGGTGGTGGGCGATCTGCTGGACCGGTGGAATGCGGTGCTAAAAGACTATGACGGCCTGATCTATATCCCCATGTCCAGCGGTTTAAGCGGCAGCTGTGCCTCGGCGGCAGCACTGGCGGAGGATTATGACGGGAAAGTGGTGGTGGTGAACAACCAGCGGATTTCCGTCACCCAGAAACAGGCTGTCCGGGATGCGGTGCGGCTGGCCGAAGAGGGACATTCCATGGAGGAGATCCACCGGTATCTGATGGACACCAAATTTGACAGCACCATTTATATCACTGTGGATACGCTGAAATATCTGAAAAAGGGCGGTCGTGTGACGGCGGCAGGCGCAGCTATCGGCACGGTGCTGAACATCAAGCCGGTACTGACGATCCAGGGGGAGAAGCTGGACGCCTTTGCCAAGGCCAGAGGGATGAAAGCGGCCAAAAAACGGATGATCGCAGCCATGGATGAGGAGCTGGCAGATCGTTTTTCTGATATTCCGGCAGAAGAACTGAAGCTGGGTGCGGCCTACACCTGTGATGAAGAGACGGCAAATGCGTGGAAAAAGACGCTGGAGGAACACTTCGGGAAACCCTGCGAGATGGATCCACTGCCTTTGAGCATCGCCTGCCATACCGGCCCGGGAGCCATTGCGGCGGGATTTGTACGGGTATACCCGGGAGAATGA